One segment of Salvelinus alpinus chromosome 1, SLU_Salpinus.1, whole genome shotgun sequence DNA contains the following:
- the LOC139530256 gene encoding class II histocompatibility antigen, B-L beta chain-like, with amino-acid sequence MYVLNCFSIHLLLLFSSLSEVVHSSDEDFAHDDAWCRFSSRDVHDMEYILEHHYNNIMVAQYNSTTERWTGYTALGVISAEKWNEDPDEIPRRRTDMDVLCKPYATRIYNTVEMFMVEPNVTLRLEGPSSDSSLVCSVHFFYPKHIRVTWLRNGEEVTSDVTSTDILANGLWSYQIQSYLKYTPTTGERIICMVEHISQTEPKLYHWDPSLPKSEKNKIVIGVCGLLLGVVFVVAGLIYWKKSTGRLSGLIGECDYGTCD; translated from the exons ATGTATGTGCTGAATTGCTTCTCCATCCACCTGctgctcctcttctcctctctgtctgaaGTGG TTCATTCCTCAGATGAAGATTTTGCACACGATGATGCATGGTGTAGGTTTAGCTCCAGAGATGTACATGATATGGAGTATATTTTAGAGcatcattataacaacatcatggTGGCTCAGTACAACAGCACCACAGAGAGGTGGACAGGATACACGGCTTTGGGAGTGATATCTGCAGAAAAGTGGAATGAGGACCCAGATGAGATCCCCAGGAGGAGAACAGATATGGATGTGTTATGCAAGCCATACGCTACTCGGATCTACAACACAGTAGAGATGTTTATGG TTGAGCCCAACGTCACACTGAGGCTAGAGGGGCCATCCAGTGACTCCAGCCTTGTGTGTAGCGTCCACTTCTTCTACCCCAAACACATCAGAGTGACGTGGCTGAGGAACGGGGAAGAAGTGACCTCAGATGTGACCTCCACTGACATACTGGCCAATGGACTCTGGAGCTACCAGATACAGTCCTATTTGAAGTACACACCCACAACTGGAGAGAGAATCATCTGTATGGTGGAGCACATCAGCCAGACTGAGCCCAAACTTTATCACTGGG ACCCCTCCTTGCCTAAGTCTGAGAAGAATAAGATAGTGATCGGTGTCTGTGGGCTGCTGCTGGGTGTGGTCTTTGTAGTAGCTGGACTGATCTACTGGAAGAAATCTACTG GACGGCTGTCGGGTCTTATTGGTGAATGTGATTATGGGACTTGTGATTGA